A single Osmerus mordax isolate fOsmMor3 chromosome 7, fOsmMor3.pri, whole genome shotgun sequence DNA region contains:
- the opn7b gene encoding opsin 7, group member b: protein MGNASETSFFVSTISKENDIIMGTIYTIFGVLSMVGNSILLFVAYRKKSSLKPAEFFVVNLSISDLGMTITLFPLAIPSAFSHRWLYNEVTCLGYAFCGVVFGLASLSNLTVLSSVCWLKVCCPNYGSKFSTSHACILVVGVWCYASIFAVGPLSGWGQYGPEPYGTACCIDWEAPGHSMAALSYIVCLFLFCYIVPCTIIFLSYIFILLTVRGSRQAVQQHMSPQNKISNAHTLIVKLSVAVCIGFLTAWSPYAFVAMWAAFGKPLNVPPMAFAVAAMFAKSSTIYNPVIYLSFKPNFRKSLCRDMAHCRRTLCLCLCRHGSVQSYKGSQANDKDQCHSTRLSNGLPENHRSCRHCPCPEGASDPGGHSQDYTPQRTARVLTGSMHSEVAVSQLSNEMQSDFL from the exons atggGAAATGCGTCGGAAACATCTTTTTTTGTGTCCACCATATCTAAAGAGAACGACATCATCATGGGAACAATCTATACCATCTTTG GTGTCCTCTCGATGGTGGGGAATAGCATCCTGCTGTTTGTGGCCTATAGAAAGAAGTCCTCCTTGAAGCCAGCTGAGTTTTTTGTGGTGAACCTCTCCATCAGCGACCTTGGTATGACCATCACCCTGTTCCCCCTGGCCATCCCCTCAGCGTTCTCTCACAG gTGGCTGTACAACGAGGTGACATGTTTGGGATATGCCTTCTGTGGCGTCGTCTTTGGTCTGGCCAGCCTCTCCAACCTGACGGTGCTGTCGTCCGTGTGCTGGCTCAAGGTCTGCTGTCCCAACTACG gcAGCAAGTTTTCCACCAGCCACGCCTGCAtcctggtggtgggggtgtggtgCTACGCCTCCATCTTCGCTGTGGGGCCCCTGAGTGGCTGGGGCCAGTATGGCCCGGAGCCCTACGGCACCGCCTGCTGCATCGACTGGGAGGCCCCCGGACACAGCATGGCCGCATTGAGCTACAtcgtctgcctcttcctcttctgctACATTGTGCCCTGCaccatcatcttcctctcctacatcttcatcctcctcaccGTCAGGGGGTCCCGCCAGGCAGTGCAGCAACACATGTCCCCCCAGAACAAGATTTCCAACGCGCACACGCTCATTGTCAAG CTCTCCGTGGCAGTGTGTATCGGCTTCCTGACGGCGTGGAGCCCCTATGCGTTTGTCGCCATGTGGGCAGCGTTCGGTAAACCCTTAAACGTGCCCCCCATGGCCTTCGCCGTGGCGGCCATGTTTGCCAAATCCTCCACCATTTACAACCCCGTCATCTACCTGTCCTTCAAGCCCAACTTCCGCAAGTCCCTCTGCAGAGACATGGCTCACTGCAGACGGAcgctgtgcctgtgtctgtgccGCCACGGCTCAGTCCAGTCCTACAAGGGCTCTCAAGCCAATGACAAAGACCAGTGTCACTCCACAAGGCTGTCCAACGGCCTTCCTGAGAACCACAGGTCTTGCAGGCACTGCCCGTGCCCAGAGGGAGCCTCCGATCCTGGGGGGCACAGCCAGGACTACACCCCCCAGAGGACCGCTCGGGTGCTCACGGGGTCTATGCACAGCGAGGTggctgtcagccagctctccaaCGAGATGCAGAGTGACTTCCTGTAG